One window of the Acaryochloris thomasi RCC1774 genome contains the following:
- a CDS encoding GIY-YIG nuclease family protein, which produces MPQWHLYLIRTRLGTLYTGITTDVQRRLAEHAGKGNRGAKYLRAKGPLTLVYQVEIGNQSLALQAEKRIKTLAKPQKEKIIAAQLDSKRLLAMIDLQPHPSPSTGL; this is translated from the coding sequence ATGCCTCAGTGGCATCTTTACTTAATCAGAACGCGGTTGGGAACGCTCTACACGGGAATCACGACCGATGTACAGCGTCGTCTAGCCGAACATGCGGGTAAAGGAAATCGAGGGGCCAAGTATTTGCGAGCAAAAGGGCCACTAACGCTTGTCTATCAAGTTGAGATCGGCAATCAGTCGCTAGCGCTACAGGCAGAAAAGCGCATCAAGACGTTAGCCAAGCCTCAGAAAGAAAAAATTATCGCGGCGCAGCTCGATAGCAAGAGATTATTGGCAATGATTGACCTTCAACCTCATCCCTCACCTTCGACTGGCTTGTAG